One window of Nymphaea colorata isolate Beijing-Zhang1983 chromosome 11, ASM883128v2, whole genome shotgun sequence genomic DNA carries:
- the LOC116264675 gene encoding uncharacterized protein LOC116264675 — translation MADTIAQKPCVQPSSGFCPATGKKMAGHSDAGRGVCPSTEASAGNPIAADSHDKENCTAGGVRICSRRRSPLPSWYHRTPLRDVTAIVRAMESRKHEKKSLSAVNSPVGEIADEGIGEASPVSKVSTWSSPCTPVSSSSPLHIFVDEATPVAATGRRYSVAWMAAQWMIPAAVTSCDDKGCRRSTQELNFGKVKDFPARIAQRSSLMSMR, via the exons ATGGCGGATACGATAGCTCAGAAACCCTGCGTTCAGCCGTCCAGCGGTTTCTGTCCTGCTACCGGCAAGAAGATGGCCGGACACTCTGACGCCGGCCGTGGAGTCTGTCCGAGTACGGAAGCTTCAGCCGGTAATCCCATAGCAGCGGATAGTCATGACAAGGAGAACTGTACCGCCGGCGGTGTGAGGATATGTTCGAGAAGGAGAAGCCCTTTACCTTCATGGTATCACCGTACCCCTCTTAGGGACGTGACAGCCATCGTcagg GCGATGGAAAGTAGAAAGCATGAGAAGAAATCGCTATCTGCGGTGAATTCTCCGGTGGGAGAGATAGCAGATGAAGGGATAGGGGAGGCCAGCCCCGTGTCTAAGGTGTCCACATGGTCGTCGCCCTGCACTCCTGTTTCCTCTTCCAGCCCCCTCCACATATTTGTTGATGAAGCCACGCCCGTCGCAGCCACGGGGCGCCGGTACTCGGTGGCATGGATGGCCGCCCAATGGATGATTCCGGCGGCCGTCACCAGCTGTGACGATAAAGGATGTCGGAGATCCACCCAGGAACTCAACTTTGGGAAGGTGAAGGATTTTCCAGCGAGGATTGCTCAGAGAAGCTCGCTGATGAGCATGCGGTGA